One Polaribacter sp. KT25b DNA segment encodes these proteins:
- a CDS encoding FUSC family membrane protein: MVNNLIRYFKSIHFIKAFIVATAMAIPVLMSIYFFDSFDIGFSIALGAIFCAPSDVPGSLKHKFYGILASIILTFVITLLIGYFSSSLLFIIPLLIILVFSVSYISVFGFRASLVSLAGLISLVLAFAQQTAEVSVFEHALFIALGGFWYLFLTILTEFILPKAQADFLFVELLEKTSEFIKIRGKLLVEVNDRSALLEENFKLQISINELQETIREVILDKRLSAGFSNRTRRQQLIFSKIIEIYELAISNTIDYEKFDDLFKEHHEKIDEFKVLIFEISERLNHISRVILKEEKLTFQTNFNVLLKKIQNHIEIYKVNVGLPESREGVIFLLNFKAYQEKQIRNLLDIVRVIDNYAKNDKIRAIKDAEQFITPQDYDIKTLKENFSLKSPIFRHSLRLTLTMLIGYLIGFAIEMQQPYWILLTIVVIMRPSYGLTKDRIKNRVLGTLVGAAVGIGIVFLTKNAIIYGIIATLSLIIGFSLVKQNYRNAAAFITLYVISMYALIHPNILMVIEFRVFDTLTGSLLAFVGNYFFWPVWEAKSIKEFFTNSIEGFLEFLKEINILYHEKGEVSTAYLLVRKEAFVKVANLNAAYQRLVQEPKSKQENIATIYELITICNTYLSSLSSLGMYIRTNETGKVPKEFEVFVKHILFNLEKAIDKLNNKESTISLDSKELEIANKNYEDYFQDLSIQRDKEIEKGLPISKEMRMKLHETQLVSEQIRWLFNLSESLVKTVKKI, translated from the coding sequence ATGGTTAATAATCTAATTAGATACTTTAAAAGTATTCATTTTATTAAAGCATTTATTGTTGCTACAGCAATGGCAATTCCTGTTTTGATGTCAATTTATTTTTTTGATAGTTTTGATATAGGATTTAGTATTGCTTTAGGGGCTATTTTTTGTGCGCCATCTGATGTGCCAGGAAGTTTAAAACATAAGTTTTACGGTATTTTGGCTTCTATAATTTTAACTTTTGTAATAACACTTTTAATAGGTTATTTTAGTAGTTCTCTTCTTTTTATAATTCCTTTGTTAATTATTTTAGTGTTTTCAGTTTCTTATATTTCGGTATTTGGTTTTAGAGCTTCTTTAGTTTCTTTAGCAGGTTTAATATCGTTAGTTTTAGCTTTTGCACAACAAACAGCTGAGGTTTCTGTTTTTGAACATGCATTATTTATTGCTTTAGGTGGTTTTTGGTATTTATTTTTAACAATTTTAACTGAATTTATACTTCCAAAAGCGCAAGCTGATTTTCTATTTGTTGAATTACTTGAAAAAACATCAGAATTTATAAAAATACGAGGTAAATTATTAGTTGAAGTTAATGACAGAAGTGCTCTTTTAGAAGAGAATTTTAAACTTCAAATTTCAATTAATGAGCTTCAAGAAACCATAAGAGAAGTTATTTTAGATAAAAGATTAAGTGCCGGATTTAGCAATCGTACAAGGCGTCAACAATTAATTTTTTCTAAGATTATTGAAATATATGAATTAGCCATTTCAAATACTATTGATTATGAAAAGTTTGATGATTTATTTAAAGAACATCATGAGAAAATAGATGAGTTTAAAGTTTTAATTTTTGAAATTTCAGAAAGATTAAACCATATTTCAAGAGTTATTTTAAAAGAAGAAAAACTTACATTTCAAACTAATTTTAATGTATTACTTAAAAAAATACAAAATCATATTGAAATTTATAAAGTAAATGTAGGCTTGCCAGAATCTAGAGAAGGTGTTATTTTCTTATTAAATTTTAAAGCATATCAAGAAAAACAAATTCGGAATTTATTAGATATTGTTAGAGTAATAGATAACTATGCTAAAAATGATAAAATAAGGGCAATAAAAGACGCAGAACAATTTATTACACCGCAAGATTACGATATTAAAACTCTTAAAGAAAACTTTAGTTTAAAGTCGCCAATATTTAGGCATTCTCTAAGATTAACACTTACTATGTTAATTGGTTATTTAATTGGTTTTGCAATCGAAATGCAACAACCATATTGGATTCTTTTAACGATAGTTGTAATAATGAGACCTAGTTATGGCTTAACAAAAGATAGAATTAAAAATAGAGTATTAGGTACATTGGTTGGTGCTGCGGTTGGAATCGGAATTGTGTTTTTAACTAAAAATGCAATTATTTATGGTATAATAGCCACATTATCTTTAATAATTGGCTTTTCTTTAGTAAAACAAAACTATAGAAATGCCGCCGCATTTATTACGCTGTATGTTATTTCTATGTATGCGTTAATACATCCAAATATTTTAATGGTTATTGAGTTTAGAGTTTTTGATACATTAACTGGCTCATTATTGGCTTTCGTTGGTAATTACTTTTTTTGGCCCGTTTGGGAAGCTAAAAGTATTAAAGAATTTTTCACAAATTCGATTGAAGGGTTTTTAGAGTTTTTAAAAGAGATAAATATATTATACCATGAAAAAGGTGAGGTTTCTACAGCATATTTGTTGGTTAGAAAGGAAGCTTTTGTAAAGGTTGCAAATTTAAATGCTGCTTACCAAAGATTGGTTCAAGAACCAAAATCTAAACAAGAAAATATAGCAACAATTTATGAGTTAATTACAATTTGTAATACGTATTTGTCATCGCTTTCATCTTTAGGAATGTACATAAGAACCAATGAAACAGGTAAAGTTCCTAAAGAATTTGAAGTTTTTGTAAAACATATTTTATTTAATTTAGAAAAAGCAATAGACAAATTAAATAACAAAGAATCTACTATTTCTTTGGATAGTAAAGAGTTAGAAATTGCAAATAAAAATTATGAAGACTATTTTCAAGATTTATCAATTCAAAGAGATAAGGAAATTGAAAAGGGTTTGCCAATTTCAAAGGAAATGAGAATGAAATTGCACGAAACCCAATTAGTGTCAGAACAAATAAGATGGCTATTTAATTTATCAGAAAGTTTAGTGAAAACCGTGAAAAAAATTTAA
- a CDS encoding amidohydrolase gives MKNIFILFILSLLMVSCQKEKADLIVINSNTYLVNEKFEHAEAFAIKDGKFIAVGTSKEIQEKYKSDSIIDVKNQTIVPGLIDAHCHFFRLGLQQQKVDLTGTNSYDEVLAKLVDFQKEKNSTFITGRGWDQNDWDVKEFPTKEKLDQLFPTIPVAVGRVDGHALLVNQAAIDLSEITADTKVSGGEIILKDGKMTGILIDAAMDFIKFPEISKQEAIQGLLDAQKISFSYGLTTVDDAGLDRNTIELIDELQKENKLKIRVYAMVSGDKQEQIDYYIKKGITKTDRLNVRSFKVYGDGALGSRGAAMRKPYSDRENHFGALIYAPERYQEIAKQIAASEFQMNTHAIGDSSNTWMLKTYKEALKNQENRRWRIEHAQIISSKDFSSFDNILPSVQPTHATSDMYWAEDRIGKDRMKGAYAYKNLLNKYGKIALGTDFPVEQVNPFLTFYSATYRKDSNNFPEDGFQMENSLSREETLKGMTIWAAFSNFEEEEKGSIEVGKFADFVILSQDIMTVDSDQIIKTTAVSTFVNGEKVY, from the coding sequence ATGAAAAACATATTTATACTTTTTATACTTTCTTTATTGATGGTTTCCTGTCAAAAAGAAAAAGCAGACTTAATTGTTATTAATTCTAACACTTATTTAGTTAACGAAAAATTTGAACACGCAGAAGCATTTGCAATTAAAGATGGTAAATTTATTGCTGTTGGCACATCCAAAGAGATTCAAGAAAAATATAAATCAGACTCTATTATTGATGTAAAAAATCAAACAATTGTTCCTGGTTTAATTGATGCGCATTGTCACTTTTTTAGATTAGGATTACAGCAACAAAAGGTAGATTTAACAGGAACTAATAGTTATGATGAAGTTTTAGCAAAATTGGTCGATTTTCAAAAAGAAAAAAATTCAACTTTTATAACTGGTCGTGGTTGGGATCAAAATGATTGGGACGTAAAAGAGTTTCCAACAAAAGAAAAATTAGATCAATTATTTCCAACAATTCCTGTTGCTGTTGGTAGAGTTGATGGTCATGCATTATTGGTAAATCAAGCTGCAATTGATTTATCAGAAATTACAGCAGACACAAAAGTTTCTGGCGGAGAAATTATTTTAAAGGATGGAAAAATGACAGGTATTCTTATTGATGCTGCAATGGATTTTATCAAATTTCCAGAAATTTCCAAACAAGAAGCTATTCAAGGTTTATTAGATGCTCAAAAAATTTCTTTTTCTTACGGATTAACCACTGTTGATGATGCAGGCTTAGATAGAAATACAATAGAATTAATTGATGAATTACAAAAAGAAAACAAATTAAAAATACGTGTTTATGCCATGGTTTCTGGAGATAAACAGGAACAAATTGATTACTATATCAAAAAAGGAATTACAAAAACAGATCGTTTAAATGTTCGTTCTTTTAAAGTTTATGGTGATGGCGCTTTAGGTTCTAGAGGCGCTGCAATGCGCAAACCATATTCTGATAGAGAAAATCATTTTGGAGCCTTAATTTATGCGCCAGAAAGATATCAAGAAATAGCCAAACAAATTGCTGCATCAGAATTTCAAATGAACACACACGCAATTGGTGATTCTTCAAATACTTGGATGTTAAAAACATACAAAGAGGCTTTAAAAAATCAAGAAAATAGACGTTGGCGAATAGAACACGCTCAAATTATATCATCAAAAGATTTTTCAAGTTTTGATAATATTTTACCATCTGTGCAACCAACACATGCAACTTCGGATATGTATTGGGCAGAAGATAGAATTGGAAAAGACAGAATGAAAGGAGCTTATGCGTATAAAAACTTATTAAATAAATATGGCAAAATCGCTTTAGGAACAGATTTCCCAGTTGAACAAGTAAATCCGTTTTTAACATTTTATTCCGCTACTTATAGAAAAGATTCAAATAATTTTCCTGAAGATGGTTTTCAAATGGAGAACTCATTATCAAGAGAAGAAACCTTAAAAGGAATGACAATCTGGGCTGCTTTTTCTAATTTTGAAGAAGAAGAAAAAGGTTCTATAGAAGTTGGTAAATTTGCAGATTTTGTAATTTTAAGTCAGGATATTATGACTGTTGATAGTGATCAAATAATTAAAACAACAGCTGTTTCAACGTTTGTAAATGGAGAGAAAGTGTATTAA
- a CDS encoding MauE/DoxX family redox-associated membrane protein, with protein MTLLLLILRIIFGAFFCYAGFMHFKKPKFFNGFIPDFLPKLTVNYVFGAIEFILGISLFFNPTIKNGALGIFILMTLFLPIHIWDLLKEKPAIGSKKLAIIRIPLQFLLMYLSYLIYINS; from the coding sequence ATGACACTTTTACTACTAATTCTTAGAATTATTTTTGGTGCTTTTTTCTGCTACGCAGGATTTATGCATTTTAAAAAACCAAAATTCTTTAACGGATTTATTCCTGATTTTTTACCAAAACTAACAGTTAATTATGTTTTTGGAGCCATCGAATTCATTTTGGGAATTAGTCTATTTTTTAATCCAACAATAAAAAATGGAGCATTAGGTATTTTTATTCTGATGACATTATTTCTCCCTATTCATATTTGGGACTTATTGAAAGAAAAACCAGCAATTGGCTCTAAGAAACTAGCAATCATAAGGATTCCTCTTCAATTTTTATTGATGTATTTATCTTATTTAATTTATATAAATTCTTAA
- a CDS encoding M20/M25/M40 family metallo-hydrolase → MKKLILLFASVICLFSCTQKIEKTINSDALSSEEKIDSTNIKTLFNSALTEGKSYEWLRDLTQNIGPRLSGSEGAAKSVIWGEKIMKEVGLDSVWLQPVMVPHWVRGEKEIATYTTNGVQKNVPICALGFSVATPASGVLAEVIEVKSLEEAKALGNKMEGKIVFFNRPFDDTLINTFRAYGGCVDQRVQGAEVCGEFGAKGVIVRSMTNAIDDFPHTGVMMYGDLPVEKYIPTAAISSRGANILSADLKENPSLQFYFKQSCETLPDAPSFNVVGEIRGSETPENIVVVGGHLDSWDLGEGAHDDGTGIVQSLEVAYLFKKNNIKPKNTLRVVFFMNEENGTRGAKEYAELAKLNKEKHIGGLESDAGGHTPRGFSIDANTVNTKLLQSWKKLLSPYGLHDLDKGGSGADIGPLKDENVTLVGYRPDSQRYFDYHHTSSDTFDKVNKRELELGSASMASIIYLMDKYLYSNTPVKP, encoded by the coding sequence ATGAAAAAACTGATTCTCTTATTCGCCAGCGTCATCTGTTTGTTTTCTTGCACTCAAAAGATAGAAAAAACAATAAATTCTGATGCGCTTTCATCCGAAGAAAAAATTGATTCTACAAACATAAAAACCCTTTTCAATTCAGCTTTAACTGAAGGGAAATCGTATGAATGGCTTAGAGATTTAACTCAGAATATTGGCCCACGTTTATCTGGTTCAGAAGGTGCTGCAAAAAGCGTTATTTGGGGAGAAAAAATCATGAAAGAAGTTGGTTTAGATTCAGTTTGGTTACAACCAGTTATGGTTCCTCATTGGGTTAGAGGCGAAAAAGAAATTGCAACATACACAACAAATGGCGTGCAAAAAAATGTGCCAATTTGTGCATTAGGTTTTTCTGTGGCAACACCAGCATCTGGAGTTTTAGCAGAAGTAATTGAAGTAAAAAGCTTAGAGGAAGCAAAAGCATTAGGTAATAAAATGGAAGGAAAAATTGTGTTTTTCAATCGTCCTTTCGATGATACTTTAATTAACACTTTTAGAGCTTATGGAGGTTGTGTAGATCAACGTGTACAAGGCGCTGAAGTTTGTGGCGAGTTTGGCGCAAAAGGCGTAATTGTACGTTCTATGACAAATGCTATTGACGATTTTCCGCACACAGGAGTTATGATGTATGGAGATTTACCTGTTGAAAAATACATTCCTACTGCTGCAATTAGTAGCAGAGGCGCAAATATTTTAAGTGCTGATTTAAAAGAAAACCCTAGTTTACAATTCTATTTTAAACAAAGCTGTGAAACGTTACCAGATGCACCTTCTTTTAATGTTGTTGGTGAAATTAGAGGAAGTGAAACTCCAGAAAATATTGTAGTTGTTGGTGGTCATTTAGATTCTTGGGATTTAGGTGAAGGCGCGCATGATGACGGAACAGGAATTGTACAATCTTTAGAAGTTGCATATTTGTTTAAGAAGAATAACATCAAACCAAAAAACACGTTGAGAGTTGTCTTTTTTATGAATGAAGAAAACGGAACAAGAGGCGCAAAAGAATATGCAGAATTAGCCAAACTTAACAAAGAAAAACACATTGGTGGTTTAGAATCTGATGCTGGTGGTCATACGCCAAGAGGTTTTTCTATTGATGCAAATACAGTAAACACAAAACTTTTACAAAGTTGGAAAAAACTGTTGTCACCTTATGGTTTACACGATTTAGACAAAGGTGGTTCTGGCGCAGATATTGGACCTTTAAAAGATGAAAATGTAACTTTGGTAGGTTACAGACCAGATTCTCAACGTTATTTTGATTATCATCATACAAGTAGTGACACGTTTGATAAAGTAAACAAACGTGAGCTTGAATTAGGAAGTGCTTCAATGGCAAGTATTATTTATTTAATGGATAAATATTTATACAGTAATACGCCTGTAAAACCTTAA
- a CDS encoding CDC27 family protein produces the protein MLVYYLTIGLQVFCMYHAYKNRSNYYWYLIIFLLPLIGCLIYLFTQVINKRDISTITEEITTIINPTKKIKDLKKELEFSNTFQNKVNLANAYHESKDYLNAILYYEKALEGNFKDDPYTTNKLLHCYFKTANFDKVIAYANKIDINKEFKDSLYFYGLALEKTGRLDEAEIQLKKVDKRYSNYPERLELSKFLIRRNKKEEAKEILSDITSEITAMNSKNRKKYNSILSEVQKLLNQQ, from the coding sequence ATGTTAGTATATTATTTAACCATTGGTTTACAAGTTTTTTGCATGTATCATGCATATAAAAACAGAAGTAATTATTATTGGTATTTAATTATCTTTTTACTTCCTCTAATTGGTTGTTTAATCTATTTATTTACGCAGGTTATCAACAAGCGAGATATATCAACAATTACAGAAGAAATTACTACAATAATAAATCCAACGAAGAAAATTAAAGATTTAAAGAAAGAACTTGAGTTTTCTAACACATTTCAAAACAAAGTAAATTTAGCAAATGCTTATCATGAAAGTAAAGATTACCTAAACGCCATTTTATATTACGAAAAAGCTTTAGAAGGTAATTTTAAAGACGATCCTTATACAACTAATAAATTATTGCATTGTTATTTTAAAACCGCTAATTTTGATAAAGTTATAGCATACGCCAACAAAATAGATATTAATAAAGAATTTAAAGACTCTTTATATTTTTACGGATTGGCTTTAGAAAAAACTGGAAGATTAGATGAAGCAGAAATTCAGCTTAAAAAAGTTGATAAAAGATATTCTAATTATCCAGAAAGATTAGAATTATCTAAATTTTTAATTCGACGAAATAAAAAGGAAGAAGCTAAAGAAATCTTATCAGATATAACTTCAGAAATTACAGCAATGAATTCTAAAAATCGAAAAAAATATAATTCTATTTTATCAGAAGTTCAAAAATTATTAAATCAGCAATAA
- a CDS encoding TonB-dependent receptor, giving the protein MKKGFFIFLSLFGILTISAQKKSTEKENTVKIDTVKTEVVEVETKYNPKIADATKIKKNPTLKLLDKSKKKKLNYNIFSAPVASTFIPKTGVVKGVDVGVKERIYDNYIAAGFGNYTSPYLEASINSSTRFENEFGFYTKYAASLADIDNTVLDSNFSNFLASAFYKKEERYFDWKVSLNSERNQYNWYGLPNSNFTQNTVDLINEKQTYNYFNIVGEVDFLDAYLDKSSISIGYFSDAFNSNEILVNINTHLELPLDMIYNQLDNLDIKAGLELLNGKFEKNYTTENELKYSIFTVKLNPEYKTTFSGFSLKIGAKIFGSFDTENSVNNFLVYPDLHIQKPIIEEYLNIYGGVSGDLKTNTYKEFSEENPYLSPTLFITQTSEKYNAFIGLNGNFNNDISFNISASLKAEDDKPLFLRNNSKSDGTNTSLNGVDLKGYEYGNSYNVVYDDIKTTSIFAEIEYDFTKRMTFATNIQFDDFSMTNQAKAWNLPTFQTSFIAKYKTNKWYATSNIFYINERQDLIYSATYPSSTSGFQTLSSYVDVNLNGGYHFNDKFSVFLKLNNVLNNNYQRFANFDVQGFQALGGVTYKFDF; this is encoded by the coding sequence ATGAAAAAAGGCTTTTTTATATTTTTATCTTTATTCGGCATTTTAACTATTTCTGCACAAAAAAAATCAACAGAAAAAGAAAATACCGTAAAGATAGATACAGTAAAAACAGAAGTGGTTGAAGTAGAAACCAAATACAATCCTAAGATTGCAGATGCTACTAAGATTAAAAAAAATCCGACTTTAAAATTATTAGACAAAAGCAAAAAGAAAAAGTTAAATTATAACATTTTCTCTGCTCCTGTTGCTTCAACTTTTATACCTAAAACAGGTGTTGTAAAAGGTGTAGATGTTGGCGTAAAAGAACGTATTTATGATAATTATATTGCTGCTGGTTTTGGTAATTATACATCTCCTTATTTAGAAGCTTCTATAAATAGTAGCACTCGTTTTGAAAACGAATTTGGTTTTTATACTAAATATGCTGCTTCTTTAGCTGATATTGATAACACAGTTTTAGACAGTAATTTTTCAAACTTTTTGGCGAGCGCTTTTTACAAAAAAGAAGAACGTTATTTTGACTGGAAAGTGAGTTTAAACTCCGAAAGAAATCAATATAATTGGTATGGATTACCAAACAGTAATTTTACACAAAATACAGTTGATTTAATTAATGAAAAACAGACTTATAATTATTTTAATATTGTTGGTGAAGTAGATTTTTTAGACGCTTACTTAGATAAAAGTAGCATTTCTATTGGTTATTTTTCTGATGCTTTTAACAGCAACGAAATATTAGTAAATATTAACACACACCTAGAACTGCCTTTAGATATGATTTATAATCAACTAGATAATCTTGATATAAAAGCTGGATTAGAACTTTTAAATGGTAAGTTTGAAAAAAACTATACAACAGAAAATGAACTAAAGTATTCTATTTTTACAGTAAAATTAAATCCAGAATACAAAACTACATTCAGTGGTTTTTCTTTAAAAATAGGCGCAAAAATATTTGGCTCTTTCGACACAGAAAACAGCGTAAATAACTTTTTAGTTTATCCAGATCTTCATATTCAAAAACCAATAATTGAAGAGTATTTAAATATTTATGGTGGCGTTTCTGGTGATTTAAAAACAAACACTTACAAAGAGTTTTCTGAAGAAAACCCTTATTTATCTCCTACTTTGTTTATCACACAAACATCAGAAAAATATAATGCTTTTATTGGTTTAAACGGTAATTTTAATAACGATATTAGTTTTAATATTTCTGCAAGTTTAAAAGCAGAAGATGATAAACCTCTATTTTTAAGAAACAACTCAAAATCCGACGGAACTAATACTAGTTTAAATGGAGTTGATTTAAAAGGCTATGAATATGGAAATTCTTATAATGTGGTTTATGATGATATAAAAACGACTTCGATTTTTGCAGAAATTGAATACGATTTTACTAAGAGAATGACTTTTGCTACCAACATTCAGTTTGACGATTTTTCGATGACAAATCAAGCAAAAGCATGGAACTTACCAACATTTCAAACCTCTTTTATAGCGAAATATAAAACGAATAAATGGTATGCTACTTCCAATATTTTTTATATAAATGAACGTCAAGATCTTATTTACAGTGCAACTTATCCTTCAAGTACAAGTGGTTTTCAAACTTTATCTTCTTATGTTGATGTAAATTTAAATGGTGGTTATCATTTTAATGATAAGTTTTCTGTTTTCTTAAAATTAAATAATGTTTTAAATAATAACTATCAACGTTTTGCAAACTTTGATGTGCAAGGTTTCCAAGCATTAGGAGGCGTTACTTATAAGTTTGATTTTTAA